One Halanaerobium hydrogeniformans genomic window, CTTTATTTCTAAAGTTAAAATTATTGCAGACAGCTGTTCTGATCTACCACAGGAGATTGTTGACCAATATGATATAGAAATACTTAATATTCCTGTTCATATAGCAGATCAAGTTTACTATGATAGAGATGATCTGCAGCCAGCAGATTTTTATGAGCTTTTAGCAGAAAAAGAGATTAAACCTACAACATCGAGAATTACACCGGAAAGGTTCAAAAAATGTTTTGAAAAATACTTAGCTGATTATGATAAAATACTCGTAATAGCTTTTTCTTCTAAATTGAGCGGTATCGCTGAATCAGCTGTTATAGCTAAAAATGAGCTTGGAACAGATGATATAGTTATTATTGATTCAAAAGCTGCTTCTGTTGGTTTTGGATTATTAGTCTATCAGGCTGCTAAAATGCTTCAAAATGGAGAAGACTTTCAAAAAGTTGTAAGAAAGACTGCTCATACTGCTTCTCATTTAGAGCATATTTTTGTTGTTGGAGATCTGGAAATGCTAAAAAGGGGTGGTAGGATATCTAAAACTAAAGCCTTTTTTGCTGATGTATTAAATATCAAACCGATACTTCATATTCAAGATGGAGAAATATTAGCCTATGATCGGATTCGTGGTAAAAAGAGAATGTATAATTATTTGTTGAATGAAATCGAAAATAAGTGTAAAAATCCAGGTGAGCAAATTATTGGAGTCAGTTATTCAAAAGATCATAAAGCTGCAGAAAAATTAAAAAATATGATTTTTGATAAGTTTCAACCTAGAGATGTTTTTACCGCTGAAATTGGAGCAGCGGTTGGTTCTCATGCTGGTCCAGGAACACTCGCAGTTGTATTTAAAAATAGTGAAAAAACAGCAGAAGCAAAAATATATTAATCTTAAA contains:
- a CDS encoding DegV family protein, whose product is MIFISKVKIIADSCSDLPQEIVDQYDIEILNIPVHIADQVYYDRDDLQPADFYELLAEKEIKPTTSRITPERFKKCFEKYLADYDKILVIAFSSKLSGIAESAVIAKNELGTDDIVIIDSKAASVGFGLLVYQAAKMLQNGEDFQKVVRKTAHTASHLEHIFVVGDLEMLKRGGRISKTKAFFADVLNIKPILHIQDGEILAYDRIRGKKRMYNYLLNEIENKCKNPGEQIIGVSYSKDHKAAEKLKNMIFDKFQPRDVFTAEIGAAVGSHAGPGTLAVVFKNSEKTAEAKIY